The DNA segment ATTTTtttcattaatattttattttatccaaAATTTACAAAAAGATATTTCTATTGTTACTGCACCCAAAGCATATGGCATGTTGCATAGGCATTTATTTCTAGACATTAATGAAATTAAAGTATAGGAAACGAATACAATTACCTCTTCTTTAGCAGCTGATAACTGCTCTCTCACATTTTCAGAGACCTGTAAATATAGAATAAAATAAATACTTCAAAATATGAATAACAATGAAGAGCATATGACAAGATTAGAATAATGATGTTCAAACACAGGATATCTCCACAGACCAAAGCTTGTAGCACAAAGCCATAAGATTCGTTTTTTACAAGTTCTGTTATGTCTTAATCAGAATCTTAAAGAGAAGCAATGTGGTGTTGGATGAAACCAAATTAGTGCAGCACTTGtgcgaaaaaaaaaagaacatctcTGCAAGAGACCAAACAGAAAATAGTGCAAATAAAAAATCAGTatgatcaacaaaaaaaaaagcactCAATGAATCACCACAAATGACTAGCATCTAGAAGCCcaagatatctaatatcaataaatGAATTGGTGACAAAAATGATTGATTTTGAAGACTTCATCTTTACAGAAGGCACTTCAATTTGGGTTCCAGTAGATATGTTTGTGTCAAAAGAGAAGGGTGCAGAAAGGTACACCATGCTTATAAGGGTCAGAAATCCACCACTCTACCTCAAGTCAACTCCTATTCCAGGCAACTGCAGGTACAACTTTTAGCCACATGCCTTAAAAATTAGTATCATATATATgatgagaaaaatatgtcagagatGTATATAGAAGAcatgaaaagaacaaaaaatcgACAGGCACTGTCTCCTATAATCCTGGAGCGAATTTGCAACAgctatcaataatattatataacATTTCAAATTTACAAACTATACATGTAGAGACAGTGAGTGCATAAGATAGTAGCAAAATGATATTAGATAACACTGCAACCAACCTTCTTTGATACTGTTTCAGCTTCTGTCCAAACATCATCAACTGTCCTATATAACTTCTCTGTGGTTTTCTGTGTTCTGCATTAGAAAGAATATCTTCTAATCAGCACCTTAAAAACAGCTGTGGTCCTTGATATACAAGGTTACATCTTAACATACAACTAGAGTAGTAAAAATGACAACAGATAAATTAGAGCTCTTCCTGCAAAATTACCTTACTTTGATATCTTCCTTTACCACTCCAATTTTCTCATTTAGGTCCTTCATTGATTGTTGGAATTCTGTATTACTGTCATCAACACCAAGAAGTACAACTTAGAGTAAGCACATAATAGGTTTAAACTTCTAAATAACAAGCTTCTACATGACAAAGGATAAAAATAGGACCATCATGTGTTCGTTGAAATATGCATAACACATTGATTTATTCAGATAAGTTGAACATAACAACTCATATAATGAATTGATAGCAAACATAAGAGTTATACTAAGGAATGCTTTTCTAGTTGTCCCAATTGGATAACATGTTAAAAAACATGTCAACATAGAAACTCAATGTGTCTCCCATTATACATAGGGAAAGAGAAACGGCACAAAAATTGCAAGCTGGCTGCAAGAATGGCTCATGTTGAGTCATTTAATGTGGCATGTTTGGTAGTTGGCAAGGACTGGCATACCTCCAGAATTTTAAAATCCAGATAAAAACACAAAAAGTCCTGAAATCAAGCCAAAAGAACTACCTGCAGGTTGTAGCAACATAGGTGTTTTCCTTGATCCCACTTACTTTCCGGTGGGAGACATTGGAAGGAATTGGCAGTGTGGCAATTACCCTTTGCTCTTCAACAATGTCTGAAGCACTAGACTTTACAAAACATGTGCTAGAAGTATAAATTTGTGGCGTTATATTGGCCAGTAAACAAAATCTGGTCGATTTCTATGTAGTATGGTCAATTTGGAATAACAAAGTATGTAAGTTAGTGTAACCCTGACATGGTGTCAAAATGTCCCAATCTGTATCGAGTCTTGACAACGTGTCAGCATGAAATGTCTTTGCTGGTACATGCAGAATATCTCAATACGTGAATGCTTGTTCTAGAAAACCCCTAGAAATTCCAATACAATATAAAAACTGGGGTAAgggaaaactccttggaaaaacaaagaaaaatcataataGCAACCCTGATAAATTGAATATGATCGATGGGAAGTGATGAGAATTGCTCGATGTACTAATTTCAGCAGTTCAAAAActtcaataaaaaaattcaatcaaATATATCTCCGATGTCCTCATTGAAAAAAATGAGGCGTCTAAAGAGTTCCATCTAATTTCTTGTGTATAAAGATTTGTTCATAACAAGATATGAGGCATCAAAATAATTATGTACTAAGCATATACATAGTCTATCAAAAATTAATAAGACAAAAAAGGACCAAAAATAGTTGAAATCTAGTATGAGCTGTAAGGATGCCAAAACCTACACCATCACACTGCCAACTAAGTAGACATAATAAGCAAATTGACTATTATCAGCAAGCTGGCAAACCTTTTTTCTGCATCTTGGCTCCTTTTTCTTCAACTTGAAGACAGGCAGCTAATGAACTATAGTTTATGTCAGTTCAAGATAATCCAGCTTTGGATTTACATCTGTTTCTGTCCAATTTTGTAATAGTTTTGAGCACGATATACATGCAATTTAAGAATCCTTTTATTAGTTGGTTGACGGTCACAGTTGTAGTAGGAAAGAGTAGCCAGCTATATCCCAAAAGGATTTATTACTTGAGCTTTAAAACAGACAGGCATGTAGTTTCTTTAAGAACCCTACTTAGAATTAAGTATCGGGCAGTTATCACTTACCCAAAATAGGATCTCACTGGTTGTCAACACAGCAGTATTCGGGTCTACTGAAGATACAAGGAAAGGAAGTATTCCAATATGTGAAGGATTCAGATATGCAACCTAGGAAACATAAAGATGTTCATTTATTTTAAATCTTCTTTGAGATTTCAACTGCAAGTTAAATTTGTGTTGATTCAATTGTACTTGAGCTTTGTTTTAAGGGAAAAGAAGAACATACACCTACTTAGTGAGTGAAACTCccccaaaattttcttttaatatcttTCTCCCATGTTCCAACCATAATCATCTCTCTACCATATACTGTTAAGCAAATCAACAAACTTATACCTAAAATAGGATTCATGAGCATTCAGGTAAGACAAATAAACACTTTGTAAAGTAACAACTAAAGGTGATGGCAAAAATTATATCAAGAAGTACtaaaagaatgaaagaaaataTAATGAAACTTGTCACAAAATCAGACTAGTCTAGAATCTGGACTCAAGCTAACACCTTACCTCAAACTAAAAAGACCTTTCCTGCTTCACCAAGTCAGAAGTTATGAAAACATCACATCGTTTATAAAGCTCTTTTCTCCATGAAAAGGGATCTTATAAAGAATAAATTAAAATCAAGAAGTAATTAACATCCAGCTAATGCGTGCAGAAGATATAAAATGAAAAGTTCGTTGCAGAAAAGACAATAATTGAGGtattagataaataaaaaaagagcataaaagtgtatgAATCAACAATGAAGTATTAATATAGAAACTTCTCTATGTTATAGAGATAGAAAGAGGCACATATATAGCACATATATAAGAATAGCTACatttcttcaaaagaagatatTCATCTTTACAAAATAACTAGGAAAATAGATGAATTCAAATTCGATATATGACACCAAGTCTAATTCACAATTAAACAGTATTTATGTTCCAACCATATACCAAGAAGCTCGGTACATTTATTCTACAATTACTATCCCTCATGGCACCATGTAAGACCAGTAAAGTAACTTGGACAAATGGTGATCAAAGTGGTACCAGTCATATTACCTTTTAGCTTCTCCTTTCAATTGCTTTGAGAACTCATTGAAGATACTAAATCGTCGATAACTTGAATGCCTATTTCCTTTAATCACTTGAACATTAATATTCATTTCCTAATCAAAATAGAACATTCAAGTCATATAACATGGACTAAAATCACTGAAGTGACATGGATTATAGACAATTGGACATAGAAATAAACACAAACACAAAACAAAATGAACTTGTAAAGACAAAAAATTCAGAGAAATTACTAGACAGAACAGAAAATTTATTAGCTTTACCTATGGTAACAGATAAGCCTGCTCGGGCGAATTCACCAACAAATGGGCATGAATGACATAGTTGGGCTTTAGATTCTTAATTCAGGACAGATATATGAAATTGTACAAAAAATAGGAAAGATCTATTTTCCATTTGTAGAACTTAGACTTGTCTTTCTTCCTTTGTGCAACTATATATGCCAAATTTCCAATTATGGATTACGTCAACTTTTAGAAAGGTACCGTGGTATGTAATTTCATAAAACCATAATTATTCATACAAGTCATAAGTTTATGTTGCACTGCATCTCATGCCTGAAATTCACCATGTCAGTATGTAGCATGACACGGCACAAGGTAGTATAATGGTACAAATAGGGAACAAGCTATCGAATCTGAACATGGCACACAGAGCAATGCAGATCAGTATTTCATTTTCTTCACCATCAAATGGAAAGGAAAAATTCCAGAAAATCTTAATTATAAATAGCCCGTATCTAGCGCGTGCAGATGGTACGGAAGGGAAACATCATGCCCCATACCTTTTGTCCTTTGGACACCTGTTGTTCCGTTTACTTGAAAAGACTGGATATTAACATTAGTTCTTTGGAAAAAATGGCGTTGCCAGTCATTTAAACCAGAGATCAATTAGGAGAATCAAATTTCACAATGGTGGGGACATCGACAGATTTCAAGCCATTAGATAGGGCATAAGCACAAACACATGACAGATGAACTTGAAAAGAGCAAAGATAAATTATTAGCTTTTACCTACAGGGTTATTAATTCAGAGCAGATATATGGTAATGCATGATACTCAGGCAAGGCCTACTTTGCATTTGACGAGCTTAGAAGTGTCTTGCTTTCTCGATTGATCATAACTAACGCGGAACGTGCCGTTTCTCGGTCAAACAATAACACAAACGGAAACTGGCGAATCAAAGAAAGACTTCATTGGTCTCTACCACAGAGGACCATCCCAAGAACTCTCGCGACTGGCAATTAATTGGATTATTGATGACCGATATACCGGTCACCGTAAAGCAAGCGGGAAACACAACGATTCGAGGAAAGATTGGAGGTGAGAACTTACGTATCTCGATGCGTACAGCAGCGAGGGCCGCCTCAAGGCCCTCGATAGCGCGGAGGTCGCCATTTCCGGGCACGAGTAGGGAGATGAGGAGCGACCTAAGTCCCTCGGGTTCTACGAGCACGAAACCGAGTACAGAGAAGGGGGGGAGGAGGTCGACTTGCGctccaagaaatcaagaaatcGACTCGGAGAGACACCTGATGAATTTAGGGTTTAAGGAAACTGCGCAGCGAGCTCTAAACGGCCGAATCGGACAGAAGGGTGATGAAGAAGGCCTGAACCCTATAGATAAGTGGGTTATCGGAGTCCGATGCATGTTGGTTTCATCTTATACCCGAATCCAATAGGATACGTCGAAGAGCCCAAATGTACATCCGAACCCAATCTTACATTGTCGGGTTCGATagaaagataaataaatatgttttaccaataataataatattattattattatcgaaaAAAATACCAAAAATTTATTTATAGTGTATTTTACCAATACAATAagtatataattaaattaattggACCCATATTTTAAGTGATGCAAAACTAGGATTTCATTTTACACATATTTCATGttcatctattttatttttgGAGGAAAATTATTTTATGTTCACTTATTGCTGAAGTTTATGGATGACACTACCTAAATTATATTGTCAGAATAAATGATTAAtggtatgaaggataaaagaatattttattaAGAACTATGAATATACatttaaatactttttaatttatgttgtggaaagaattcaatgaaatatatatatatttattagccatcctaaatattttttattttaaaaattattttagtctCTTATATTTGTGACCTCAATTTACAAGTATATCTTCATCTCGTGTTGATCGATGGTGCCACTCATCAATTGTTAATTCTAATTattcattaaaaaagaaaattatatcgtTAGTATATTTCATAAAGACTCATGGAATGATTAAGTTAGTAAGGAGTTCGAGAGCCTATAGCATATGATCGAGAGAAAGTGAGCTATTAATTTGCGTGATAGTAGTGGAAGATCATATTACTCGATCATGAAATATTGATCAAAACAATAAGAGTTACAATCCATGCAACCATGTATCATATTAATTTGGTAGATGTGTAGGTCGATATATTAGACGGACAAGAAATCTGAGTTGGTGTGATGTTGGATTATCGATGACAACAcatcattaaaaatatatatgtatatacacacgtaACGTAATAAACCTTTAAACTCCATTAATTACCTTTTCCTCgcatcttcctctacctcttTTTTACCTTATACTCATTTTCAACCATATTCCTctcatcggcttcctcctcttaacCTAGAAAGATCCTTCCATACTTAAGTTATAATCAAATTATACTCATTCTCacgacatattaaaaatatattaaattttatataacttttattttaaatttataataaattttaaaactattattattttattagaatTATAGTCTAAGTAGAATTATCAtagttttaataattaattatcttataataacctaaaaatatatattattaaaaaaataggtGATCGAACTTAACTTAATTCAATTTCGAGCATTACTAGGTCAACGTAAGAAATaaagaattataattataattttttattagttcTATGATATATTTaggataaatatatatttaatatattatgtatataagtATAACTAGAGTGTACCAGAGTGCAACTCAAATATAATGATTTTTAGataattatgataattttatatagaaatatatatactTCTTAGAATATTTTGTGAATGAGTATAATTcgtatataatttaagttaacttgagtataatatttttttatatacaatttagttttttttatataaaaaataatatattttttttataatagtttaatttttttagttttatgataatttttttaaaaaatatttttatatttaaatttttttaatatatactaTTAATGAATATAACTCGAGTGtaataactttatatatatatatatatatatatatatatatataatatgacgtAGTATTCACCTTCACTTCCTTCTTTATACCCACAAGGCCGTTACAAAAGAAGGTGACGGACACGCGTTAAGCGGCAGCCATGAAGCAACTCCGGTCGATTCTTATCGCCTCCGCCCTCCTCGCCGCGTcgcttctcttctcttcctcctcatcccTCTCGACCTCGACGGCGGAGGAGGGCGCCGCCGTCTACATCGTCTTCGTAGACGAGCCCGTGGGCGAGAAGCCCGAAGCCTTCCACATCCGAACCCTCGCCGCTGTCCTCGGGAGGTCGGTGCTCCGGTTCCCTTCCGATCGGCCGATGTTTCTTTGTTCTTCTGTCTTTTCCTCTTTTCCTGGGTTGTGATTCCGGTTTCGTGGTGAAGATTTGATTTTGTTTCGCGATGCAGTGAGGAGTCAGCAAGGCGTGCCATCCTCTTCCATTACACGCATGCGGCGAGCGGGTTCGCGGCGAAGCTGACGCCGAAACAGGTCGAGGAATTGAAGAGTGGGTTCTGTTTCCACTGTTGTATATTTTAGATGTTGCGGATCTAATATGATGTTCTTGCAGCTAAATCCATGGATTTGCAAAGATGATCGAGTGATCAAATGCATCTGGTTAAGCGTTTCAGTTTGGCCATATCGTGCCTACAACGAATCTTTGTTTTGTAGATCTTGTTCTTATTTAAGATTGTTTATACCATCTCTGTGCTTGATAAATCTTGTTATGATGAATTGGTTGTTCTGATTCTTTCTTGTGTTCTCACCAAAGATCACTGTGTTCCTTATCTGTATGTGTTCATTTCATAATCTCCTTGCATTACATTGTTTTATTGACTTAGTCTTGAGAAATTTATGTGAATGCTCTGTATGTTTCTCTTTTTTGGTGATCTTTGTCAAACTTTACCTagaataaaatgaaaaaagtCAGCATTATCGGGTTTGATTAAACCTGTCAATTATCTTTTACATGTATGGAAGTTTGATATTTCATAGGGTAATGCCATAATTTCTACTTCTCTGTGGCACTTGGCTCTCTTTTACCTTCTTGTCTGCTGTTGATGGTTGTAAATGGATACTAAAGCTTGCATGTAGCTGTAAAAATGTTAGAAAGTGTGAAAATTATTATCATTTGTTTGGTTTATTAATCAAACATCAGTTCAAGGACTCTCTACCTTCTTTAttcctttttctttcattttcttgtgGAAGTTTAGTGGGAAAAGTGTATATTGGAAATAGAAATCAGCACAATTTGTTCTGATCTGTttgtaagaaacaaaatttgactTGAAGTGATGGACTCCATTTATTTCCAATGTGAGATAATTTACTAGTTAGAAGTCCATATTTCATTCTTGGGTCCCTATTGATATTGCCGGTGTCACCTGGTTAGTATGATGTGTCAGGCAAATGATATACGAGATatccgtatttatttaatatggtGAATATGGTTATATTTTACTTGTAGGACTATAACCTTGTCATGCTAGTTTAGTTGGTGAAGCTtaagaaaaataatcaaaattttgGTTCATTGTGGACGTCTACCGGTGCAAACTATAGGCAAGTAAAATGACCTGTTGGCTTTTAAAGAATCTAAGGTTCTCATAGTTGTAAATTGGTGTGGTAACATTGTAGTAGTGTCTCCATTATCATTCAACCCAAATTGATCTCTGGTGATTTTTGGAGTAACCGATTCTTTTTGGGACAAATATTCCCATGTGAAAGTTTCATTGCCCTTTTGGCTCATAAATTGTTTTTACTTGAGCAGTATGtgttttttatgacagctttgtgtTCATTTGATGGTTCTATACCTACTACTTTATCAGGAAGTTGCTCATTCAAGTTTATATGATTTAAAtatggtttttattttttatttcctgAATATATATAATGTATCATAGTCAAATTTTGTATGAGTTGAGAAAGGCATCCTATAGCCCTTACACTGTTTGATGGATAAATGTGTGGAGTTCGATCTGAATTTCTTATCTTTTTCTTCTCAAAGTTTTGGAAAATATGTTTTATAGTCGATTAAATTACTTTTTGAGTTTCTTTCTGATTAATCATCTGAATTGGATCATGCAGAGCAACCTGGTGTCATTCAAGTTATGCCAAGCAGGACCTACAGCATCCATGAACCCACTAGTGGTGCTCAGGTGAGTGTTATTTGAGATACTTGGGAATCTGCCTTCTACTCTTTTTCTTCATCTCCTTTTGTTGTCAATGTTGTTTGGATCTCCGAATAAGTGTGAAAAATCCATATGGTGGTGTTAATTTTAAGTTAGCAATGGATGTTGAAATATTTGATCATCTGTTTTTTTGTTGAACAGTAGATTTTGAAATGTGGTAAGTATATTTACTGAAGATATTACATGGCCATTTCTTTAGGATTGTGGCTTCCTATTATCTATAGTTACAAGCTTTAGTTAGCAGCTTTGTTGTGGGACAATCATGATTACTCTTTTCTATTTCTAATGTTCTCTGAGAATAAAAACATGAACATCAATGTATGGAGTAAAATTTGAACTTGGTTTTTGAAAGAATCTTCTTTATCTGAACATGAAGAATCAATTCATAATTTTAGATTCATACAAACAGTATATAAACAATGGTAATATCCCATCGTTACTCTATCTTGTATACCATCAAAGAGAAAAGTTCTCCCAAGAAATATCGATGAGGTACCTCCATGATTGTTAGAATAAATAGATAATTGGgagaaatattcaagtcattaaaAAGATTATACTTACCACTGATGAGAACATATGATTAGCATGCATGGATGTAGGGTGAACCGGAAGAAGGAAAAAATTTGGTAGGCATGACATGTGTTAGTGCCTTAATCATCAACTGGCTCAACACTAATTGAGGGTACACGACCACATAAAAGCAGCAACAACAAAG comes from the Musa acuminata AAA Group cultivar baxijiao chromosome BXJ2-8, Cavendish_Baxijiao_AAA, whole genome shotgun sequence genome and includes:
- the LOC135618333 gene encoding subtilisin-like protease SBT3.1, which translates into the protein MKQLRSILIASALLAASLLFSSSSSLSTSTAEEGAAVYIVFVDEPVGEKPEAFHIRTLAAVLGSEESARRAILFHYTHAASGFAAKLTPKQVEELKKQPGVIQVMPSRTYSIHEPTSGAQVSVI